From a region of the Zingiber officinale cultivar Zhangliang chromosome 10B, Zo_v1.1, whole genome shotgun sequence genome:
- the LOC122029858 gene encoding uncharacterized GPI-anchored protein At4g28100-like, whose translation MASFFLYFFVSLLSGVASQAASPELRPLSSDGFDPTTVPSFPVARGVNQSSACHLDLSDELFGGVSDACARGTLDRSRCCPVLAAWLFAAHARYALELRPPPQAEEGLAAADGPMMPDDNQKCVDTLHSALERRGIRLPRANATCDTVLCFCGIRLHQVGSLRCPAAFNVSGGKDPSRNATPTAAVRQLERDCLNSSYAGCTRCLHSLEKVKGNGGGVNSSVSGNRTARMFGRDCQLMGLTWLLD comes from the exons ATGGCCTCTTTCTTCCTCTATTTCTTTGTCTCCCTCCTCTCCGGAGTCGCGTCGCAGGCCGCAAGCCCTGAGCTTCGTCCCCTCAGCTCCGATGGCTTCGACCCCACCACCGTCCCTTCCTTCCCCGTCGCACGGGGCGTCAACCAGAGCTCGGCCTGCCACCTGGACCTCTCCGACGAGCTCTTCGGCGGGGTCAGCGACGCCTGTGCCCGCGGCACCCTCGACCGGAGCCGATGCTGCCCCGTGCTCGCCGCCTGGCTCTTCGCCGCGCACGCTCGCTACGCGCTCGAGCTCCGGCCGCCGCCGCAGGCCGAGGAGGGCCTCGCTGCCGCCGACGGGCCGATGATGCCGGACGACAACCAGAAGTGCGTGGACACGCTGCACAGCGCGCTGGAGCGGCGCGGTATCCGCCTGCCGCGGGCCAACGCCACCTGCGACACCGTGCTCTGCTTCTGCGGCATCCGGCTCCACCAGGTTGGGTCGCTTCGGTGCCCGGCAGCCTTTAACGTCAGTGGCGGAAAGGATCCTTCGCGGAACGCCACGCCGACGGCGGCGGTCCGTCAGCTGGAGCGCGACTGCCTCAACTCGTCGTACGCCGGCTGCACTCGATGCTTGCACTCTCTCGAAAAG GTCAAGGGAAACGGCGGCGGGGTAAACAGCAGCGTAAGCGGAAACCGGACGGCGAGAATGTTCGGCCGCGACTGCCAACTAATGGGCCTGACGTGGCTGCTGGACTGA
- the LOC122029857 gene encoding chlorophyll a-b binding protein CP29.2, chloroplastic-like, giving the protein MASTSAFFGTRLLEHNPLMGVDAAAVGVGRIQARFNFGSKKAARPKKSRAPTSDRPLWFPGAKAPEWLDGSLTGDYGFDPFGLGKPAEYLQFELDSLDQNLAKNSAGDIIGTRTEFSDVKSTPFQPYSEVFGLQRFRECELIHGRWAMLATLGAIAVEWLTGVAWQDAGKVELVDGSSYLGLPLPFNMTTLIWIEVLVIGYIEFQRNAELDPEKRLYPGGPYFDPLGLASDPEKKERLQLAEIKHARLAMVGFFGFAVQAAVTGKGPLNNWVTHLSDPLHTTIIDSFSSSS; this is encoded by the exons ATGGCCTCCACCTCCGCCTTCTTCGGCACTCGCCTCCTCGAACACAATCCGCTCATGGGCGTCGACGCAGCGGCGGTGGGAGTGGGAAGGATCCAGGCCCGGTTCAATTTCGGCTCCAAGAAAGCCGCCCGGCCAAAGAAATCCAGGGCGCCGACGTCGGACCGGCCACTGTGGTTCCCCGGCGCGAAGGCGCCAGAGTGGCTCGATGGCTCCCTCACCGGCGACTATGGGTTCGACCCCTTCGGCCTTGGCAAGCCGGCCGAGTACCTCCAGTTCGAATTGGACTCGCTGGACCAGAACCTGGCTAAGAATTCCGCCGGAGACATCATCGGCACCCGCACCGAATTCTCCGACGTCAAGTCCACCCCTTTCCAGCCTTACTCCGAGGTCTTCGGCCTGCAGCGCTTCCGCGAGTGCGAGCTCATCCACGGCCGGTGGGCCATGCTCGCCACACTCGGAGCCATCGCCGTCGAGTGGCTCACCGGTGTCGCCTGGCAGGACGCCGGGAAG GTTGAATTGGTGGATGGGTCGTCGTACCTGGGGCTTCCCCTGCCCTTCAACATGACGACGCTGATATGGATCGAGGTGTTGGTGATCGGATACATCGAGTTCCAGAGGAACGCGGAGCTTGACCCGGAGAAGAGGCTTTACCCCGGCGGGCCGTACTTCGACCCGCTGGGGCTAGCGTCGGACCCCGAGAAGAAGGAAAGGCTGCAGCTGGCGGAGATCAAGCACGCCCGCCTCGCCATGGTCGGCTTCTTCGGCTTCGCCGTGCAGGCTGCCGTCACCGGAAAGGGGCCGCTCAACAACTGGGTCACCCACCTCAGCGACCCCCTTCACACCACCATCATCGAcagcttctcctcttcctcttga
- the LOC122029907 gene encoding uncharacterized protein LOC122029907 encodes MASVKKASVLVAASVGAVEALKDQVGLCRWNYALRSLQQHAKSNMRSLSQAVRMSSAVSDGRSGERAKQSEESLRKVMYLSCWGPN; translated from the coding sequence ATGGCTTCAGTGAAGAAAGCTTCGGTATTGGTAGCGGCGAGCGTTGGCGCAGTGGAGGCGCTTAAGGATCAAGTAGGGTTGTGCAGATGGAACTACGCTCTGAGGTCTCTGCAGCAGCACGCCAAGAGCAACATGAGGTCGCTGTCTCAGGCTGTGAGGATGTCCTCCGCCGTCTCTGATGGCCGAAGCGGCGAGCGAGCCAAGCAATCGGAGGAGTCGCTGAGGAAAGTGATGTACCTCAGCTGCTGGGGACCCAATTAG